From Zea mays cultivar B73 chromosome 3, Zm-B73-REFERENCE-NAM-5.0, whole genome shotgun sequence:
GCCCTAAATTACAAATTGTTTATGAGTTTATAGTTACTATTGGAGACTTGTAGGGTGCGTTTGGTTAGAGAGTCAAATAGAATAGACTGGCTCTATTCCAGTGTTTAAGAATGGAGCCGTTCTATTCCGCGTTTGGCAAAAAGAATAGAGTCATTCCaatttttgtttggttgaagagtaaaATAGAGTGAAGCCGTTCCGTTTTTGTTTGGTTCGAGAGCCATATAGGTGTAGAGGGAAGAAAAGGAAGGAGAGCGCTCACGTTCGAGAGAGCGCTCGCATTCGATCGTTTTTATGGAACAGGAGCGTTCCAACTACTTATAGTAAATTTTCATATGGAGATCCAGGAGCCGCtccactcttattttgttgaaaACCAAACATTCAAAAAATTGGAATGAAGCTATTATATTCTTCCCCGttcctcaaccaaacacacccgTAGTTGCTCTAACGAGCGTGGGGACGGCCCTACTGCCGGAATTTGATCGGCATGGGCTGGGCCAGCTCTACAAGCCCATTGTGTTGTGACGGCAATGGTCGCGTAGCTTTTGCCGTTTGGTGCGGCCCACGTTCTCGCCCAACAGAAACCCGAGCCCCATCGCCATTTCCAGCGTCTTGTCTCGCTGTACCGGCCGATCTCCCCATTCTCCCCTCTTCGCCGGTCCCACCACCGCGCCGATCCTGATGGCCTCCGCCGCCTCATCGGCCGTCGGCGCTGGCAAATCGCTGTTCCAGGGGCTccgcaggttcctcaagaagccgTGGGAGATCACAGGCCCCTGCGCCTCTCCCGAGTACCGCAGCGCGCTGCCTGGCGCGCTCGAGTACCGCGTCAAGTGCCCGGCCACCGTGCGCGACGACCGCGACAAGGCCATCGTGCCCACATCCGATCCGGAGACAGTCTACGATATCAAGTACTTCACCCGCGACCGCCGCCGGAGCCGCCCGCCCGTGCGGCGCACCCTACTCCGCAAGCCCGATCTCGAGAGCTACATGGCCACCAAGCAGTTCGACCCCACCAATGACTTCCCCGTACCATACGTCAACACCACCGTCGAGGAGGATGACAACACTGTCGGCGGTGGCTACCAGAAGTGACTCAGGTGAGAGGTGATGTCTCTTAGATCTAGGTGGCAGCTAGGGTTTCATACTTTGCGATTTGATATATTCGGTCTGCAAAACGAGATATTGCTGgcttgccacaaaacttgatgcaGTTATCTGGACATGTTTGAACTTGACTGTGCTTGATGCCTATGTCGTGTATGATACGTGCATTAGCAAACTGGGTAGGCCTGTTATGCAAGCAGGGGTGACAAtggactctaaattttacactataagatttaaggattgGATCAGATTAGGACCGGacactatttctattcatttttgaactaaaatttgtTTAGTGCCCTGCCAttttgtgaagaagcatttggatcgcgatccattaccaccctaaGACAAGTTATCATTTTGTCAGAATCAAACACGCCACATAATATTACATGATCAATGCAGTAGTATTTTTTTTGACAGAGGTAATACCCTTCTTTTATAGAACACATTAAGGGCTTGTTTGAGAGCCAAGGGAATGGAGGGAATTGGAGGGGTTAAAATCCCCttgttattcaaaattgaataggaaGGCGATTTTAGCCCCTCTAATCCACTTCATTCCCCTTGCTTCCAAACATGTCCTAAAGGTCTGATACCCAAGGCATTAGTAATTAGATGCTCATGTCTGTATAGTCTGCATTATTGTCTCATGGATGGTTGTTTCTGTGTTTTTGTTTGTAATTTGGTATGTCCATGTTTATTAATGGTGGTAAGTCGAGCTGCAACAATGGGCCCATTTGAGTCCACCAGGCATTTAGGGCGCATGGTGAGGTGACTCCATATGGACATCTTAATACAATAATGCCAGTAAAATTCAGAAGAAAATCGTGCCTTATATTGCTAATTTTTAGCATAATACCATAATAAGTAGTGCTACTAGAGTGCTAGCACACAACATAAAGTAGCAAAATAGCTCTCTCATCTCTCAGTAGCAATAAATTAGTCTCTATTAACATAATATAACTTTATGAGCAGTGCTACTAGTGCAAAATAGACCACAATCACAAACTCTGAGCATCTAGCAGTCAAACACATGAAGACAGAGCAGTTTACAACTTTAcatccatccagaaacagaagcaGCACTGCAGACTGCATACTGCCGACTGCAGAGCATATCCAAGTAAAGAGCAGAGACAGTGCACATCCAAGAGGAGAGAAGCCCAAGGGAGAGGAAGAGATGCTTACATACCTGTCCCACGATCTTGCGATGCTGGGCTGAAGAAGATGGGAACCAGCAGAGAAGAGGGAGGACCAGAGGAGGCACAAATCAGGGTCGCAAACCAGTGGAGAAGAGGAAGGGAGGCTCAAATTGTCAAAGAGGCATTAATTGATGGAACAGAAGAGGCAGAGTGGCAAGATTCTAGTGGCGCAATGCCAAGAACCAGGTGTGCACCCTCTTCCGTTTCCATGCCCTGTCAATTGGCGTATGGAGAGGTGGGTTATGGCCTTGTGGAGCCTGTGGGTGCGCGGATCCAGTTGGTCTCCTTCGCACACAAATCTCCCACATTTGCGCCCATTTTCCGTGCATGCAGCTCCTCTCTTGTGCCCACACCTAATCCCCTGCGCCCAAGCTCGTGCGGTGTTCGCATCAGGTCACTTGTGCCTTAAACAGCACCAAATTGTGCCTAGGCAATTTCTTTTGTCGCAAGGCGGATGCCATACCCCAATTGGTCGTGGCGAGGCTGATGATCAGCGTGAAAACTATACTGGATGCCTAGGTGACGACTttatggccctgtttggcacaacttattttcagcttcttcacaaatttaagcagagGTTCTGCCAAACAGACAGCTTCTGCaacagcttatcagttcagctgcttctcagaatacactaaaagcagccaacaagcagaagctgcttttcaccagcttctcagataagctgctttttcaaccagcaccagctgtgccaaacagggcctataTCTGTTGGTTAATGCTTAAAATATAATTTCTGCAGGTGTAGGGTTTCACTAGATTAGGCATTTTGTTCATAAATGTTTCACTTTATTGTTGTCATTCTCTGAGAAACCTCTATTATTGTGGCTTATATTTGGTTTTGAGATTTGATACTGGTTAATATACTTCTAGATGAATATAAACAAGCTAGATAACTGGTTCCAAATGTTAGAATGTTAGTAATTTATCTTTTGAATTAAGTAAAGTGGAATGGGATAAAGTAGATTTGGAATCCATGCGGATTGTGGGAACAAGAAGTGGACATGATAAAAATGTGGTATGACTTTATACAATCTCACATCTGGAGTCCTGCTTCTTGCAAGCAGGCTACTGAATTTATGCTGTTTAGTGAGATCAATGAAGCTTAGGTTCATAGGCGTATTCCACTCTGCTTGGAAATTGTGCATTTCACATTAGCTAACATATTACTTTTTATGAAAACACCCAATAAGTCACTTTGGTTTTGGGACCCAACCACTACCTCCACATTTTGCTGCAAAGTTCAACCACGCACGCTCTCTATGCCGATTCTTTAACATGGAGCCGTTAATGTAGTTTTTATGAAAGTTGATTACTTACAAAGTAAAAAAAGGGCAGACCCAACATGTGTGCGGTCTGACGAAGGAATAAACCGAGGCAAGCTTTCCCCCGCAAATATGGAGAGGCTGCTTTGAACCCATGACGTGGTTACTTTGTGAGACAACTCTGACTACTGCAATAGGCATGCCTTATAAAAGTGCAAACCTaacatgttttagaacttgtaccaAATGAATCACTCACGAAAACTTAAGCCTGGCCAAACCTATTGTTGCTATATGTAAAATTTCTCTGCCGCAATATCATAAATAAGCCTAATCCAAGTATTGGAACAAACTTGACTTGATGTGTGACTTGTAGTGGCTCCATGTAGGTGAGAACAGGCAGAATTAGTAAGCGCATGTGTAGTGGGTTGGTTTCGAAAGGTGTAGAGTAGTGGGGTGGGCATTTACAATAAGTGTTTTTATGTTGTGGTATCTCAACATCCAAGTAACATATGGGTAGATTTTAGATTTTCTTTCATGTTTATGTCTTGTTTGGTGATTTTGCTACCTCACTTTCAAAATGTTCGGGTCTGTGGCGTTTGCTTTGCTTTTCATGCCACTGCATTATCTCATTTGCTTTCATGAAATATATTGTGATTTTTTCAAATGCCACCATTTTATATTTGGGCCTTCAACTATAACTAGCTCCAGACTTGAAGTAAAAGTCATATTTGATTATCGCCTTCATATGTGGTTACATTGCAGGAAAGCTTGCTGGTTAATTTGGTAGGTATCCTTTGATTGGACTTCATCAGAAGCGGCACTATTTTCATTCCAGCTATTAAATATCCCCTTTTCTTTTGTTCCTAGTGGAAGTTTTTTGGATGTAAAAGATGACGGTGTCAAATAATATGGCACCTGTGGAGCTCACAGGATGCACATATCTTGTAAATTGTATTCTAAAACTGTCTACCTGATACCATTGTTACTGTTTAATGCAAAATTTAAGGTTTCTATTCCAATGTGCACATCACCAATTAGTTAGGAACTTATGCTGATTTGACAAAAGAACAAAATTTTGAACTTTTTGTACGATTAAAACATTATGTGTGACTTGCGATCCTCATACTTGTATGTAGCGATGTGAAGTCAATTTTACGTGCTCGTGCGTTGTGGGTACGTCGATGTGATTAtatgatagagctggagtgcttGCATGTGAATATGTGATCTATTGGTTGAGCCTTATCATGGGCGATTCGATGGATCTAGGCAACTCGGCTTATCTTTTTTTTTATATAGAAAAACTAAGACCACTTTGGATGGCTAAATAAAGAGGCGCTAATTGCAGGAATTTTTTTTATCGACACACATTGTAGTCATTAGCACATTATCTGGTCAATGGGGCAAATTTGAGCTAATTTTAACCAGCTAATTATTAGCCCATCTGGTCATAAGTGACCTTATGCCCTTATTATCCATGCGTGAAGCCATTCTCTTTGCTTTCGTCTCTACTCTACTCTCGTGCCAGCGGTTGCTTTGCGCCTATGCCTGCAAGAAGGTTACCAAGTATGTATCCACGAGCTAGGTTTGTTTTCCATTGTTCCTAGGCCATTGTTCTTATGCCATGTTGGCCATATTTGTTTCTCTCCTAAATTATATATAAGTTAGATTATGATAAAAGAGTAGTAGAGTAACATATcataaataatctgaaataagctaTTTAGGTAGCTTATTTCAGTTTATTTATGATATTTTACCCTTCTACCGTTCCACCAGAATCACAACTAGGTTTGTTTTCCATTATTCTTAGTCTGGTTGTGCTCTTGATTTTGGCTGTGACGGCCGGTGACATACGACTACGCATACAGAACATTATAGGTCACAAATTCACAAACAATTAAATTTCTCTGTGATTCGATTGTTATGCACACAGAACATTATTGTTCCTCGACCTTACATCCATTAGGTTGGTGGACGACACTGATGTTAGGGTGTGTCCTATACACGAGATGGTTAACGGGAATTAGGTTAGAGTTAATTCTAACCGTCCATCCGCACCCTTAATCGGGAGGCTATCCTAACCGTTGGATGCAGGCCCCGGTCACACGTCTCCATATAAACAGATTAAGGGGACCAATGGGTTTAGCCAACGCTAATCGCTCGACCACAAACCCTAATCGACATCCACACAGAGGTTTCCATCACCTAGACAATGCGTAGTGACTGGAAGAGTTGTGATCCATGACGACGAGCCCCGTGATTGTCCCAACGGGCACGGGATCCGAGCCTCCACCTACATGCGCCACTGGAGGAGGAGATCCACCATCTATCGGTGACAGGAATCCCCAACCTCATCCTGGACAGAACACGCAAGGAGGTGGAGGCCACAGAGGAGGCGAGTCTACGGTGTAAGACGTCACCGCCATTGCAGCCGTGCCCATAAACAACAACAATGATGATATGCCTACATATACCTTTTAGCAGATTAGATCTACTCATCATTGAGGTTTTCCTACTCATATTGGTATTCTAGGGTCTTAAGAATTGATCCTAGGCACCACATGACCTAACAATGGTATCAAAGCCACCTAAGTAACCTAGATCTCCTAATTCGTATGATTTGAGATCAAATAAGGGATTCTCAGGTCAAGTGATTAACCTCAGTTTTACCTCATTGGTTAATCACCTCGAGAATAGACAAAACCGAGAAGATAGAGAAAGTCAGGAATATGTTTGTGATCTCTGGTTAAGGTTTTTCTAACCCTAAGTTCTTGGATTTAGGCCATAGTAAGAGACACAAAGGTCTCAACCATGAACCCATGAACAAACCGAGTAAGAGGGAAACAAAGCAAAGGGATTTCAGTTTATTGAAACCCTAATCCCCAAAATCCGAGTCATAGTGACTGCATAGGGCTCATGATCCATGGATCCGCGTCCAAGGCAACAGAAAAGAGAGTAAAAGAACACAAGAAATAGATTAGGGATAGAACCTAACTGTTTCCCCCATAACCGAGCAGATAAAGTGCATAAAGGGCATTGTCCAAGCACATAGGTTAGTTTTGGACCGAATCCTTCAATAGATCAATGCATGGGGCCCGGATCTACGCGTTTCACCTCAAGAACACGATTCCAACCATATAAGATATCCATTTCATACATTCATTCACACAGAAAAGAGAATCAAGTTATTGAGGGCTAAATCCGGGTGTAAATCAATAGAGACGGTTGAGAGGCTGTCGGTTCTTACCATGCCGCCGATAGGGACAGTCGCTGGAGCACCGACCGACGGCAGCACGCCCTCCCAAGGGGACAAATAGCAGAGATAGTCGGCCGGAGTAAGCAAAGAAATGGGGAGGCGAGGTGAATTTTAGAGAGACAAAGAAATAAGACAAATAGCAGAGATAGTGAAGCGATGGCCGATAGCCCGCGGTGGGGGAAGTGTATAGATGGCCAACAGGTTGGCCCGGCACGGGCCCGAGGAAGCACGACCCATCAGCCAACGGGCCGGCCCGGGTATACGGGCTGAACGGGCCGTGCCTAGAGAGCCCACGTGTCTGGCCGTTGGCCCAGGCACGGCCCTCTGGGCCACTTTTCGTGCCGGGCCAGCCCGCTAGGCACGCTCAAAAAAACGGGTCGTGCCAGCACCAGCCCGCTAATGTTCCCAAACAGCAGAAAATATAGATAAATTTAGCCAAAGTTAAAAAAACAGCAGAAAATATAGACAAATATAATAAATGAGCTGTTTTGTGCaatgctgcctcattaaaaactttTCTAGGTAAAACTCACCCTTGTGAGAAACCCTAGAAAGGAAAAAAGAGTGCAGCCAGCTCAAAGTTTAATCACTAAGTTTGTATCTGTTACAAATGtattgttgggaacttgttctcaagtgctatgaattaagaacaaggcaacacaaagtgttaaatgttaccgtccttcgtccatgaaacattattcccttgaggataatgagccttggacgaaggttgaagagagtaaaattacgaagcttaaatcttcg
This genomic window contains:
- the LOC100274836 gene encoding uncharacterized protein LOC100274836 is translated as MASAASSAVGAGKSLFQGLRRFLKKPWEITGPCASPEYRSALPGALEYRVKCPATVRDDRDKAIVPTSDPETVYDIKYFTRDRRRSRPPVRRTLLRKPDLESYMATKQFDPTNDFPVPYVNTTVEEDDNTVGGGYQK